In Nitrospirota bacterium, the DNA window AGGTCTGCACTGGACAACGAATACTCACAGTTGATAAGTGAAATCGACAGGATATCCAATGTCACGGAGTTTAACGGGATCAAGCTTCTTGATGGCTCCCAGAGTTCAACCGGCGTAACCCTGCAGGTTGGTTTTCAGAACACTGCTAACGACAGAATTAACTTCTTCTCGGGTGTTGCAGCTACAGATACCGCTAATCTCGGGATTACGGGTGCCTTTGCCACCATCTCATCAGCCGGCAATGCACAATCAGCCCTGACACAGATTGACGCTGCTATAAGCACTGTAGCGCTAAGGAGGGGCACACTCGGAGCAATTCAGAACAGGCTGGACTCAACTGTATCCAACCTTAGGGTAGCTTCAGAGAATCTTACAGCAGCTAATTCACGCATAAGAGACGCTGATTTTGCCTATGAGACTGCACAGTTTACGAAAAATCAGATACTCGTCCAGGCTGCAACATCAATCCTGGCACAGGCCAATGTCTTGCCACAGAATGCCTTACAGCTTTTGAGGTAAATTTTCCTGTTGTGGACGGTTTCACCCTGAAACCGTCCACATACACCAAGGTAGAGGATGATGATTATCAGTAACAACAATAAAATTATATTTCCGGCAAGTCAATCCAGGGATGGTAGTGATAAACCTGCCGGGATGAATCTTGATGTACAAAAAAATAAGGAAACCAACCCTGTCAAAAAGGGTGACGCTGATAAACTGAAAGAGAAAGAAAGGGCTGAGGCTTTAATAAATAGATTTATGGACAGGACAATCCGCCTGGAGGTAGACAATGAATTGCATCGGGTGATAATCA includes these proteins:
- a CDS encoding flagellin — protein: MALVINTNIASLVAQRNLAVNNSALSKSVQRLSSGLRINSAADDAAGLSISEKLTAQIRSIAVAVRNSQDGVSLSQVAEGGLTEIGSILTRMRELAEQSSNGTLGTSERSALDNEYSQLISEIDRISNVTEFNGIKLLDGSQSSTGVTLQVGFQNTANDRINFFSGVAATDTANLGITGAFATISSAGNAQSALTQIDAAISTVALRRGTLGAIQNRLDSTVSNLRVASENLTAANSRIRDADFAYETAQFTKNQILVQAATSILAQANVLPQNALQLLR
- a CDS encoding flagellar protein FlaG, with protein sequence MMIISNNNKIIFPASQSRDGSDKPAGMNLDVQKNKETNPVKKGDADKLKEKERAEALINRFMDRTIRLEVDNELHRVIIKLIDKKSGEIIRQIPPEELIELAKKMRSAEGVFLDKEV